The Nonlabens spongiae genome contains a region encoding:
- a CDS encoding IS982 family transposase: protein MHDLPAMYKKHLSYLIDLYQTVTVDGNFIKRPVNTKMNDLEVMALAITGEAASIPSENLLFAEIKKHFREDFPMLVDRTRFNRRRRSLEPRFKESAGLLGDRMDDGRSALLVDSMPCPIVHNAREHRMKICMEDLGTAPRKGYSAVDRLYYIGYKLHLLMSTQGIFHDMAVTPANVHDIKFLKERQYDGSEERQIIGDRGYISRELQADLFTSYGIELLTPPRKNQLVKSAFSPERRKNRKFIETRFSQLCSQFSIKINLAKSFKGFLTRVSSKLAAVAMLQMFNRENNRPINRIRHAWNY, encoded by the coding sequence ATGCACGATCTACCTGCAATGTACAAAAAACACCTTTCCTACCTCATTGATCTCTACCAAACCGTCACGGTGGACGGAAACTTCATCAAGCGACCGGTCAACACGAAAATGAATGACCTGGAGGTCATGGCACTCGCCATTACCGGAGAGGCGGCCTCGATCCCCAGCGAGAACCTATTGTTTGCCGAGATAAAGAAGCACTTTCGCGAGGACTTTCCCATGCTGGTCGACCGCACCAGGTTCAACCGGCGCAGGCGCTCGCTCGAGCCACGCTTCAAGGAGTCCGCGGGACTCTTGGGCGACCGTATGGATGATGGCAGATCTGCCCTTCTGGTGGACTCGATGCCCTGTCCCATCGTGCACAACGCCAGGGAGCACCGCATGAAGATCTGTATGGAAGATCTGGGCACGGCTCCGAGAAAGGGCTACTCGGCGGTTGACCGCCTCTACTACATTGGATACAAGCTCCACCTGCTCATGAGTACGCAGGGCATCTTCCATGACATGGCAGTGACCCCAGCAAACGTACACGACATAAAGTTCCTGAAGGAAAGGCAGTACGACGGTAGCGAGGAGAGGCAGATCATCGGCGATCGAGGCTATATATCCAGGGAGCTCCAGGCAGATCTGTTCACAAGCTACGGTATAGAACTTCTCACCCCACCCAGGAAAAACCAGCTGGTCAAAAGCGCATTCTCGCCCGAGAGGAGAAAGAACCGTAAGTTTATAGAGACAAGGTTTTCACAGTTATGCTCCCAGTTCTCCATCAAGATCAACCTGGCAAAGAGCTTCAAGGGCTTCCTGACAAGGGTCTCAAGCAAACTGGCCGCAGTTGCCATGCTGCAGATGTTCAATAGGGAAAACAACAGACCAATAAATAGGATCAGGCATGCATGGAACTACTAG
- a CDS encoding UDP-N-acetylglucosamine 4,6-dehydratase yields MNILNLIGRNKKLFEKDVQAYSDKIKSLVESSKFLVLGGAGSIGQAVTKEIFKRNPLKLHVVDISENNLVELVRDLRSSHGYIDGDFRTFAIDIGSLEYHVYFENEGDFDYVLNLSALKHVRSEKDPYTLMRMIETNIFNTEKTIDQAVSLGAQKYFCVSTDKAANPVNLMGASKRIMEMFLMQRSQQIQISTARFANVAFSDGSLLHGFNQRIAKKQPIVAPRDVKRYFVTSQESGELCLMSCLFGENGDIYFPKLSENLHLISFAEIAKKYLIVMGYAPFECSSEDEARELIGTLPEQGKWPCLFTLSDTTGEKDFEEFYTDAEVLDLNTYSDLGVIKNNLDVEKEKLEKFKNRIEHFKEKKSWTKKDLIELFNQMLPELDHQEKGKFLDSKM; encoded by the coding sequence GTGAACATACTTAATCTAATAGGACGAAACAAAAAACTGTTTGAGAAGGATGTACAGGCCTACTCAGACAAGATCAAAAGTCTTGTTGAAAGTTCAAAATTCCTTGTTCTAGGTGGAGCAGGTTCGATAGGTCAGGCAGTTACTAAAGAGATATTTAAACGCAACCCTCTGAAGCTTCATGTGGTGGATATTTCTGAAAATAATCTTGTTGAATTGGTTAGGGACTTAAGGAGTTCCCATGGATATATTGATGGTGATTTCAGGACATTTGCTATAGATATAGGTTCTTTGGAGTATCATGTATACTTTGAGAATGAGGGTGATTTTGACTATGTTCTGAATTTATCGGCTTTGAAACATGTGCGCAGTGAGAAAGATCCTTATACTTTGATGCGCATGATTGAAACTAACATCTTCAATACTGAGAAAACAATTGATCAAGCGGTAAGCCTTGGTGCCCAAAAATATTTTTGCGTTTCCACTGACAAGGCCGCAAATCCCGTGAATCTAATGGGCGCATCTAAACGCATCATGGAAATGTTTTTGATGCAGAGGAGCCAGCAAATCCAGATTTCCACAGCTCGATTTGCAAATGTAGCATTCTCTGATGGTTCATTGCTGCACGGGTTTAATCAGCGTATCGCTAAAAAACAACCTATAGTAGCGCCACGAGACGTTAAAAGATATTTTGTAACTTCACAGGAGTCTGGAGAATTGTGTCTCATGTCTTGCCTATTTGGAGAAAATGGAGACATCTATTTTCCTAAACTCAGTGAAAACCTGCATTTGATCTCATTTGCTGAAATCGCAAAGAAATATTTAATAGTGATGGGTTATGCACCTTTTGAATGCAGTTCTGAAGATGAGGCGCGGGAACTCATTGGAACGCTTCCGGAACAAGGAAAGTGGCCGTGCCTATTTACGCTCAGCGACACCACGGGAGAGAAAGATTTTGAAGAATTTTATACTGATGCTGAGGTGCTGGACCTTAATACCTATTCAGATCTCGGAGTAATTAAGAATAATCTTGATGTTGAGAAAGAAAAGCTAGAAAAGTTCAAAAATAGAATTGAACATTTCAAAGAAAAGAAGTCATGGACAAAAAAAGACCTTATAGAACTATTTAACCAAATGTTGCCTGAACTTGATCATCAAGAGAAAGGGAAATTTTTAGACTCAAAAATGTAA